The Pseudoalteromonas sp. N1230-9 genome segment ATTAAGCAAGTTAAAAGTGGCGAAATTGCACAAAGTCGCATCGATGATGCAGTAACGCGTATCTTACGTGTAAAAATGCGCGCAGGTTTGTTTGATAAGCCAAGCCCTGCTAAGCGTCCGCTTTCAGGTAAAACAGAGATCATTGGTAGTGCAGAACATCGCGCAGTTGCAAAACAAGCAGTCCGTGAATCACTGGTACTACTTAAAAATAAACAACAGTTGTTACCGCTATCAGCAAATGCCAATGTATTAGTTGCCGGTAAAGGCGCTGATAACATCGGTATGCAGTCAGGTGGTTGGACAATCACATGGCAGGGTACAGGTAATGAGAATAGTGACTTCCCGGGTGGTTCTTCAATTTTTGATGGCATCAAAAATACAGTTGAGCAAGCAGGTGGTCAGGTTCAATACAATGTGAATGGCGAATTTGAATCTAAGCCAGATGTCGCGATTGTGGTGTTCGGTGAGCAACCATATGCAGAAGGTAATGGTGATTTAGATAACCTTGAATACCAACGCGGTAATAAAACTGATTTAGCTCTGCTTAAAAAGCTAAAAGATGCCGGCATTCCTGTGGTGTCGCTATTTATTAGTGGCCGCCCAATGTGGGTGAATGCAGAGCTGAATGCCAGTGATGCGTTTGTCGCAACTTGGTTACCAGGCAGTGAAGGTGATGCAATCAGCGATGTTATCTTTAAAAAGCAAGATGGCTCTATCAATCATGACTTTAAAGGTAAGTTATCGTTCTCATGGCCAAATAACCCGGTAGGTAACGAAAACCGTGGTGATAAAGATTACGCGCCACTACTACCTTATGGCTTTGGTTTAACGTATCAAGATAAAAACACGTTAGCGGATGACCTTAGCGAAAAATCACACGTCGCGGCTAAATTAGAAGACTTAGTATTATTTGAACGTGCCGTAAAAGCACCGTGGTCACTGCAACTACAAAGTGGTTCTGCGTTACAAGCCATGACCAGTAGCCGTGCAGCACTTAATGCGGTTAGCGTAAAAACCTTTGATAAAGACGTACAAGAAGATGCGCGCGCAATCAGCTTTAATGGTAAAGAAGCGGCTGCAGTTCGTTTAATGGCGGCGTTCCCATCGGATTTACGTTCATACGTTGAAAAAGCGGGTCAACTGCAAATGCAAATTAAGATAGACCAAGCTGCTGATGCGCCGCTGATGCTGGGAATGCAATGTGGTGAAAACTGTGACGGCCAATTTGATATTAGCAAACACTTTAAAGCAGCAAATGATTGGCAAACGCTAACCGTAGATTTGAGCTGCTTTGCAGAGCAAGGTGTGCAGCTTGGGCAAGTATTCTCGCCTTGGCAATTAGCCACTGAAGGTGCATGGCACGTATCGATTGCTAAACTATCAGTAACGAGTGCGCACATCGAGGATGCAACGCTCTCATGTCAGTAAAATCGTATGCTGTTATTTTGCTAACAGGTGCGCTTGGTGCCTGTCAGCAAACCCCAGCGCCTGTCAAAGCCAGCCTAGGAGAAGGCTGGCAGTTAGTTTGGCAAGACGAATTTTCGCAAAATGATCTCGACCTAACTAAGTGGCAACACGAAGTAAATTGTCGAGGTGGCGGTAATGATGAGCAGCAATGCTATACCGCGCGTAGCGAAAACAGTTTTGTTAAAGATGGCATATTGCATATTGTTGCTCGCCAAGAGCAATACACTGGGCCATTGCATAATAGCGATGAAGTGAGCAGCGATGCTGAGCGAGAAAAACAAGCGACTCAGCCGTTCACTTCAGCACGTTTACGCACTAAAAACTTAGCTGATTGGCGATACGGACGTTTTGAAATTCGCGCTAAATTGCCAGCAGGGCAAGGCGCGTGGCCAGCAATTTGGATGTTACCGACTGATTGGCGTTATGGTCGCTGGGCATCATCAGGCGAAATAGACATCATGGAAGCAGTTAATTTAAAGACTCTCACTGATGACAAAACAACGCCAGCAGGCAGCCTTGAAACGCGCGTACACGGCACCTTGCATTATGGTGGTCCTGCACCTAAAAATGTTTACAGCGGTACGCCGTACCGTTTCAGCGAAGCTAATAACCCAGCTGATAACTTTCATGTGTATGCCCTAGAATGGCAGCAAGATGAAATTCGTTGGTATGTTGATGATGTTCACTATGCGACATTTCGCCACGACCAGTGGTATCCAACATCACAACAACAAGACGGCTCGTTTATAGAAAATACTGGCTTTGCTCCATTTGATCAGCGTTTTCATTTACTTCTTAACTTTGCAGTAGGCGGAAACTGGCCAGCAAATGTGAATGACAAAGGTGTTGATTTTACGGGGTACCCTAAGCAAATGCTGGTGGATTACGTGCGTGTTTTTCAATGTAGTAAAAATAGTGAAACAGGCATTGGCTGCGCAACAACACAACCATCAGCAGTACAAATTAAGGGTAAATAAATTATGAACCAAGAGCCTGCAGATGCTTCGCCGAACTCGTTGCATCCGCTGGCTTTTGGTTCATTCTATCGGTTGAGCTTTTGTAGTAATAGCTGTCTTATTCTTCTGGCCGTTAGTTCGTCGATATCCGCTAATATCCCTTGCGCAGGCTCAGCAACATGGCTTGCTAAATCCACATCATCAGCAAACACATAATGATTAAAGAGTTGCTGCCATTTCTGTTTTTGCTCGTTTGGTAAGTCTTTAATTGCCAGCATACTATGTAGCATGGCATCAAATGGGTTTGCTAAATACTCTGGGGCTTGTCGCCACCAATAGTTCACCAACACATTAAACGGACTGGTTGCGCTAACCTGATGCCACCAAAGCGCTGGAATATAAATAGCATCGCCAGGGCCAAGAGTTGCCGATTGCGCTTTTGCTACAGCCTCATTAAAGCGTGGAAAGCGGCTGAAATCGGGGTTATTAAAATCAACCAAGCTAATTGCTTGCCCAGCGGGTGTAAATTCGAGTGGACCAACGTAAAGATTATTGACCTGATCAGTTGGCAATAGAGTAAACGTACGCTCACCTGCAGCAACACAAGCTAGGTTATCGGCGTTGTCATAGTGAGCCGCAATCTGACTATGATTTCCCACCCAGAGACTGGTTAAGCAGTTATAATCGGTCACTGTTAATGGGTTTTTAAGGCTAAAGCTAGGAGCGCAATACTCCACAGCTGTAGAGCCCATATACAATGAATCACTGTCGGTTTGTGTGAGTGATATTGCTAATTTTTGTAGTACAGAAAGTAGGTTATCGGCGTGCTGTGAAAAATTAAGTCCCGTGAAATCAGCGTTATAAAAATAGCGACCTTGATGAATTGCGTCGCTACTAAAGCTGCGTACTGGGGCGTTATTGGCAAGGCCTAAAAGATAGTCTAGGGCGCTTTTAGAGCTTTGCTTAGCTGCAATGACTTGTGGCCAATCAGCGCAGAGATCTCTTATTACCAGTGGCTCAGTTAGCTCAGCTAAAAACGCTTTTAGATCAGCAATGCTTGCAGCTTGGCATTCTTTTATTGGCGCAGCCGCAAACATTACTGCCTAGCCCATTTTTTATTAAGCAAATGAGGAATTTGCTCCATTGATGCCAGCACCATATAAATAGCCTGCAAGTCTCCTTGCTGTTGTAACTGCTTGAGTTGTTCAGCAGTTAAGTTATTTAGTGCCTGCTGGTTAATGGTATAGAAGCCAGTTACAGTGACTTTTTCACCATTTTTTTGAGCATATTCAATGCTAAACGTTTCGAGTAATTCAACGCTTAGCAAACGTTCAAAAAAGTGATTAATTGTTTGGTGTTCTTGATGTAACGCGTTAAGTACTTGAGCAATATGATTTAAGTAATCGCTATTCCCACCATGTTCAAGGAAAATGGCTTCACCATCGCGTGTGCTTATACGTGGGCTGTCTAAATCAATATGTACCACCAGAGATTGCTCAGGAATACCATTGTTATACTGGGTTTGTTGGCCAATTAAAAATGGCTGGCGCTGCATACTTAGCGGTAAGTAACTCAGTTGCAATTCGCCTTGCTCGTTAAGCAGCAAGTTCTCGCCATTTTCAAAACCAAATAAAGCGAGGGCTTCGAATTGACCTGTTTGCGGGTGCTTACGAAATACGATAGGTTGATTTGCTTGAACTTTAGCAAACTCACTTGGAAATACGGTAGCGCAGCTAATATTGTCGCCCCAGTTAGCACCGCGTGTGGTGATCACTTTTAGGTCTTTATGGCTGATGTTATCAAGTAAGACATGATTGGCCATTGGGCCTCCTAATGCTGAGATTAAATAGGTTGTATACCAAATTGCTGAATATGATTTAACAGCTCGCGGTTAGTGGGTAGTTGTTGTAATCCGCGTTTGGCTTGTTGTTGGTTAGCACTAAAATGCTCAATAATAGCCGTTGGCATTGCAAGTACAGGAAATTGTGGCAATTGCTTCATTCCATAAAGTACATACTGGTAACTGGCTGCAGAGAAGACCTCTTGAGCACGGTCAAAGTCGTTTAACCACGGACTTTGATATTGCCAAAGTGCTAAGTTTTCTTGAAGTTGCAGAGGGATTGAGTTTGCCTCTTTATGGGCTTGCCAATAGGGACTAGTGCGCTTTGACAACACATAATGCAGCTTTAAAAATTCAATGATACGTTGCCAGCGATAATGGCACTGCTCATCAAACCGCTTTGCCAGTGTCGGCATTGCAGCACGATGTGTTGGGAAATTAGCAAGTAAGTTATTCAGGCCAAGCTCCACCATGACTAACGCTGAGGCTTCAAGTGGTTCAATAAAGCCTGCAGACATACCAATAGCTAAACAGTTTTTATACCAAAAACGGCGTCTATAGCCGGGCGTAAAACTAATTTCACGAAATGTCAGTTCATTTTGCACGGTACCAGGCTGGGTTTTTGCAATGTACTGGCTAAGCGCCTGTTTCGCATCTTCGCTGCTGGCAAAACGACTTGAGTACACCATACCTAGACCACGGCGGCTTTGTAAGCCGATATCCCAAATCCAACCGGCATCTTGCGCAGTGGCTTTGGTATAAGAAAGGATCTCTTGCTGCGGGTTTAAATAGGGCACCTGTACGGCAACGGCTCGATCGTTAAATAACACATCGTGTTGCTCAATTAGCTCTATCCCGTAATGTTGATGTAACAGCTTTGCGTGGGTGCCAGAGCAATCAATAAATAAATCACCCGCAATAGTGCCATGATCGCGGGTTTGCAATGAACTAATATAGCCATCTTCATCACTATTGATACATTCAACATGACTGACGATATGCTCAACGTTTAGTTTTGTGGTGCAGTGCTGTTGTAGCAGCATAGCAAACTTACCTGCATCTAAATGATAGCCATAGTTTGCTTCACCTTGATAGGCGCTATGCAAGTGGTTTTTTGGTGCTTTATGGTGATCGCATAAGTAGGTTTGGCTTGCCACCGCGTGGCTGAAACTCACGGCATCTTTGTTGGCAAACCAGTAAGGTGCAATATTTAATTGCTGATATGCCACCGGTAAGCTGAACGGGTGGTAATAATGTGCGTCGCCTTCATCGTCGCACCAGCCATCAAAGCGTGAGCCTTGTTTAAAAGACGCATCACAGCGTTGAATAAATTCACTTTCGCTAATGCCGATGGTTTTTAAGGTTTGTCGCATGGTTGGCCAAGTACCTTCACCGACACCAATGGTGGCAATATCGGGCGACTCAATCAGGGTGATCTGTGCGTTGTGAGTTAAATGGGGCTGGGCAGCAATTAAACCTGCAGACAACCAACCTGCAGTACCACCACCTAAAATGACGACTTTTTTTACTTCTTTGTGTTGCATGTTCAAGGCTACCTCAAATGCTATATAGACAAACTAGCATAATTGTGAAAAAAAAAGCCGCTGTTGAGCGGCTTTTTTGACAACAAAATGCTAAAACGAGTAGCGGAAGCCGATGTTGTAGCGCGCACCGTATTGGTTTGCACGTAACAGCTGCTCAGAGTAACGAACGTAGGTACGCTGCGTTTCATCTGTTAGGTTTAGACCTTCAACAAACACCGTTAGGTTCTCGTTTACTGCATAGTTCACGTTGATATCCCACTGACCATAAGACTCAGTGAAGATTGGTGAAGCATGTTGGTCAAAGCCGGTTAAGAACTCATCACGCCAGTTATAAGAAATACGAGCCGATAAACCGTCTAAATCATAAATAGCAGAGAAGTTAGCTGAATCACTTAAGCCAGGCAGAGCAAATTGATAGCCAATAGCATCTCGGTCTGCTTCAACATCACCAAATACGAAAGTCGCGTTAGCGGCAATACCAAAGCCAGAATCACCAAACATATGTTGCGCTGCTAGTTCCCAGCCCCATAGGTTACCTGTTTCCACATTGGTGTCGCGAGAAACATCAAAGATTGTGAGTGGATCAGTGCCAATGCCTGTAATACCTGTCCCTTGCTCAGTTCCTTGATTTTCATTGATTTTATCGTGAATAGCTTGGTCAGAAGGTGTTACTCCTTCTGCTGCTAAGTCTTCACGGGCTTGATCAGCACGCTCGCCAAGGAATGGGTCACGAATATCTCCCATGGTCTCTTGGGTTGTAATGTTAACAATGAAATTCTCAACTTGTTTACGATAGTAACCTGCAGATAGGTAGCTGCCTTCGCCATAATAATATTCAAGTGATAAATCTATGTTGTCAGCTACGAATGGTTTCAAGTCAGGGTTACCCACAGCCACTTTACGTTGACCTACTTTTGGGTTACCTAAAAATGAGGTTGTTGAACGCAGTGAATCAACCGGAGGGCGAGCGAGTGTTCGGCTATACGAAAAGCGAGCCATTACATCTTCTGTCACTTCAACATTAATATCTAAGTTTGGTAAAAATTCACTGGTGCTGCCTTCACCACTTGCGAAAGCCTGCTCACCAAAGTTATATGACCACTCATTACCATTAACCCAGGTAATACCTGTTGCAGGTTTTTCTAGGCTTTGCGAGCTAACATCTGTTTTTTCATAGCGTAAACCGACCGCCATGGTGACATACATATTGTTAAATTCAGTTTCAAAGTTTGCTTGAGTGTAGAATGATAAGGTTTTTTCGCTTACTCGATGATCATTATCAATCGGCCCTGCTTGTACCATTCCATTTAATTCAGCAGGCCAGCTACATGCGCCAATGCCTCCATCTGGATGGTCACAGTCAATGCTTTGGGCGATGGCAACGATTTCATCAAAATCAGCATCGTAGTAGTAGTTTAATAGCTTATCGTTACCGCCGCCTGAGAAGCCGTCTAATAAACCTGAACTATCAACACGAGTAAACATGTCATCATTGTACCAATCAGCTGAGTTTAACCACCAACCAGCAGCAAGTTGCTCTGAATAAGCTTGTGTGGTTCTAAAGTCAATTTTGGTATGTGAAACACCAAAATTGATACTTGTAAGGGCGCTATTATTTTCGTTTAACCAAGTCCCTTTTAACTGGTACTGATCAAGATCATTTGTGTTCGTATCTTTATTAACCCCAGCAAATAGCGTTCCCATATCACTAGGTAGAAGCTCTGCTTGGCCATTGGTTAATGTCATATCAATTAGTGGAATTTCGCCTTGGCTAAAATCAGCCATTTTTTCATCGATATTAACAGTTGGGTTTTCACACCACGAGCATGAGGTATTACCAATGATCATAAAGGCATCATGACCTAAACCAACCCCCGCTGTTTCTGCCGATGAGTTATGGGCATCAAACTCAATATTTAAAGTGTCGGTTACTTGCCAATCAATATTTAAACCAAGAGATTTATTTTCGTTGGTTGTTGCACCACGGTTTAGGTTTGTTGAGTAATCTCCGCCAAACTCGCTAACCTTAGTATATGTCCCATTTTCGTTAATCGTTGCAGAACTAACATTACCACCGTTGTTAAACCATACACCAAAACTACGGCCGTCTTTTTCAAACTCTAGTTTTGAATAAGTGTAATCAAGGGTTGTCGTTACGCGATCACTCGGCGCGTATTGCAGTACAAGTTGGCCATTGGTACGTTTACGCGAGTTATCAGAGAAAGCGTAACCCGCATTTTGTGGGTACCAAGTTGTACCGTCTGCACGTTGATTGTTGTCTGTTACATTTAAGTTTGGCGAGGTAGAGAGATCGACATTTGGGATCCAGTTATCAACCGCCATTGATTGCTCGCGGTTATCGCGTTCTTGCACTGAACCTGAGATTAAAATACCGAATTTGTCATCATTAAACGTATTACTGTAGATGCCTGATAATTCTGGTGTTACATCATCACCAGTTTCATTCGATGTATCGTGAACGGCTTTTGCACCGATAGAAGCATGTAAACCAGGATTTGAAAGTGGCTTTGCAGTCGTGATATTAACTGTTGCGCCAATGCCGCCACTAGGGATGTCGGCACGCGCCGTTTTATATACTTCAACACCGCTTACACTTTCTGTTGCGATGTCACCAAAATCGAATGAACGTCCGCCCGTTGTTGGCATTTGACGATTGTTTAGGGTCACTAGGTTAAATTCAGGACCAAAACCACGCACGGTAATTTTGCTTCCTTCACCGTTACTTCGGTCGATAGAGACACCGGTGATACGTTGCAGTGACTCGGCTAGGTTCGTGTCGGGGAACTTACCAATGTCTTCTGAAGTGATTGCATCAACAACACCTGCAGATTGACGTTTAATGTCCATTGATTTTACAAGGCTACCGCGGATCCCCGATACTTGTATAACTTCAATATCACTTGCTTTGTCGGATTGTTCTTCGGCGACAGCTGAGTGAGGAACTAGCGCGCTTAAACCCATTGCCACAGACAGGCTAATGGCAAGCTGCTTTCTCTTGAATTGTGTGTGGTTCATGCAAATCTCCAGATTTGGTTTTATTTTTGTGTTTGTTGTCTAATGTAAGCGCTTACATTTTGTTGCAAAAAAAATCGCCGAACCCGATTTTTATAAATGTAACCGCTTACAATAAGTTATTAGAAAGTAAAACAATCGTCAATAAAAATAACTTTTATGAACGCAATTAATATGTATGTTCATGTTATTATAGATATTATTTTAGCTATAATTTTATTGTTGTAGTATGAAATGTATCTATTTTTAGCAATAATTGAAAAGGTTGCTCACCGAAAAGCACAATCTAGGAGACCATTATGCGAGCAGTTAAATTTGTAAATGAGTTAGTCACACCAAGTAAAGTGGTTTGTGTTGGTCGAAATTATGCAGCTCATATCGCAGAACTTAATAATGAAACGCCAACCAGTATGGTGTTATTTATAAAACCCAATAGTGCTTTGTCAGATACGCTTTGTGCTACTCACGGTGCTGAACAGTTACACTACGAGACCGAGTTGTGCTTTTTAGTTAAAGGTAAACAGCTTGCGGGTGTAGGGCTTGGGCTTGACCTAACAAAGCGCCGTTTACAATCAAATTTAAAAGAAAAGGGGTT includes the following:
- a CDS encoding glycoside hydrolase family 3 protein, whose product is MKLKKTFTLCSLMMASVSMLGCTGQDKVTNVNTEQEIWPNIETSIAANPEMEAKIAKMLANMTLEQKVAQMIQPEIRDITVEDMRKYGFGSYLNGGGAFPNNDKHASAADWIDLAEKMYQASIDDSLDGSSIPTMWGTDAVHGHNNVIGATLFPHNIGLGATNNPELIEKIAAATAQEVMVTGIDWVFAPTVAVVRDDRWGRTYEGYSEDPEIVKAYSAAIVKGLQGAVDEDFLSDKRVISTVKHFLGDGGTEGGDDQGNNTASEQELFDIHAQGYVGGLGAGAQTVMASFNSWNGEKIHGSKYLLTDVLKGKMGFDGFVVGDWNGHGQIPGCTNGNCAQAANAGLDVYMVPTDAWKPLYENLIKQVKSGEIAQSRIDDAVTRILRVKMRAGLFDKPSPAKRPLSGKTEIIGSAEHRAVAKQAVRESLVLLKNKQQLLPLSANANVLVAGKGADNIGMQSGGWTITWQGTGNENSDFPGGSSIFDGIKNTVEQAGGQVQYNVNGEFESKPDVAIVVFGEQPYAEGNGDLDNLEYQRGNKTDLALLKKLKDAGIPVVSLFISGRPMWVNAELNASDAFVATWLPGSEGDAISDVIFKKQDGSINHDFKGKLSFSWPNNPVGNENRGDKDYAPLLPYGFGLTYQDKNTLADDLSEKSHVAAKLEDLVLFERAVKAPWSLQLQSGSALQAMTSSRAALNAVSVKTFDKDVQEDARAISFNGKEAAAVRLMAAFPSDLRSYVEKAGQLQMQIKIDQAADAPLMLGMQCGENCDGQFDISKHFKAANDWQTLTVDLSCFAEQGVQLGQVFSPWQLATEGAWHVSIAKLSVTSAHIEDATLSCQ
- a CDS encoding glycoside hydrolase family 16 protein → MSVKSYAVILLTGALGACQQTPAPVKASLGEGWQLVWQDEFSQNDLDLTKWQHEVNCRGGGNDEQQCYTARSENSFVKDGILHIVARQEQYTGPLHNSDEVSSDAEREKQATQPFTSARLRTKNLADWRYGRFEIRAKLPAGQGAWPAIWMLPTDWRYGRWASSGEIDIMEAVNLKTLTDDKTTPAGSLETRVHGTLHYGGPAPKNVYSGTPYRFSEANNPADNFHVYALEWQQDEIRWYVDDVHYATFRHDQWYPTSQQQDGSFIENTGFAPFDQRFHLLLNFAVGGNWPANVNDKGVDFTGYPKQMLVDYVRVFQCSKNSETGIGCATTQPSAVQIKGK
- a CDS encoding cupin-like domain-containing protein, translated to MFAAAPIKECQAASIADLKAFLAELTEPLVIRDLCADWPQVIAAKQSSKSALDYLLGLANNAPVRSFSSDAIHQGRYFYNADFTGLNFSQHADNLLSVLQKLAISLTQTDSDSLYMGSTAVEYCAPSFSLKNPLTVTDYNCLTSLWVGNHSQIAAHYDNADNLACVAAGERTFTLLPTDQVNNLYVGPLEFTPAGQAISLVDFNNPDFSRFPRFNEAVAKAQSATLGPGDAIYIPALWWHQVSATSPFNVLVNYWWRQAPEYLANPFDAMLHSMLAIKDLPNEQKQKWQQLFNHYVFADDVDLASHVAEPAQGILADIDELTARRIRQLLLQKLNR
- a CDS encoding SapC family protein yields the protein MANHVLLDNISHKDLKVITTRGANWGDNISCATVFPSEFAKVQANQPIVFRKHPQTGQFEALALFGFENGENLLLNEQGELQLSYLPLSMQRQPFLIGQQTQYNNGIPEQSLVVHIDLDSPRISTRDGEAIFLEHGGNSDYLNHIAQVLNALHQEHQTINHFFERLLSVELLETFSIEYAQKNGEKVTVTGFYTINQQALNNLTAEQLKQLQQQGDLQAIYMVLASMEQIPHLLNKKWARQ
- a CDS encoding tryptophan halogenase family protein; its protein translation is MQHKEVKKVVILGGGTAGWLSAGLIAAQPHLTHNAQITLIESPDIATIGVGEGTWPTMRQTLKTIGISESEFIQRCDASFKQGSRFDGWCDDEGDAHYYHPFSLPVAYQQLNIAPYWFANKDAVSFSHAVASQTYLCDHHKAPKNHLHSAYQGEANYGYHLDAGKFAMLLQQHCTTKLNVEHIVSHVECINSDEDGYISSLQTRDHGTIAGDLFIDCSGTHAKLLHQHYGIELIEQHDVLFNDRAVAVQVPYLNPQQEILSYTKATAQDAGWIWDIGLQSRRGLGMVYSSRFASSEDAKQALSQYIAKTQPGTVQNELTFREISFTPGYRRRFWYKNCLAIGMSAGFIEPLEASALVMVELGLNNLLANFPTHRAAMPTLAKRFDEQCHYRWQRIIEFLKLHYVLSKRTSPYWQAHKEANSIPLQLQENLALWQYQSPWLNDFDRAQEVFSAASYQYVLYGMKQLPQFPVLAMPTAIIEHFSANQQQAKRGLQQLPTNRELLNHIQQFGIQPI
- a CDS encoding TonB-dependent receptor, whose product is MNHTQFKRKQLAISLSVAMGLSALVPHSAVAEEQSDKASDIEVIQVSGIRGSLVKSMDIKRQSAGVVDAITSEDIGKFPDTNLAESLQRITGVSIDRSNGEGSKITVRGFGPEFNLVTLNNRQMPTTGGRSFDFGDIATESVSGVEVYKTARADIPSGGIGATVNITTAKPLSNPGLHASIGAKAVHDTSNETGDDVTPELSGIYSNTFNDDKFGILISGSVQERDNREQSMAVDNWIPNVDLSTSPNLNVTDNNQRADGTTWYPQNAGYAFSDNSRKRTNGQLVLQYAPSDRVTTTLDYTYSKLEFEKDGRSFGVWFNNGGNVSSATINENGTYTKVSEFGGDYSTNLNRGATTNENKSLGLNIDWQVTDTLNIEFDAHNSSAETAGVGLGHDAFMIIGNTSCSWCENPTVNIDEKMADFSQGEIPLIDMTLTNGQAELLPSDMGTLFAGVNKDTNTNDLDQYQLKGTWLNENNSALTSINFGVSHTKIDFRTTQAYSEQLAAGWWLNSADWYNDDMFTRVDSSGLLDGFSGGGNDKLLNYYYDADFDEIVAIAQSIDCDHPDGGIGACSWPAELNGMVQAGPIDNDHRVSEKTLSFYTQANFETEFNNMYVTMAVGLRYEKTDVSSQSLEKPATGITWVNGNEWSYNFGEQAFASGEGSTSEFLPNLDINVEVTEDVMARFSYSRTLARPPVDSLRSTTSFLGNPKVGQRKVAVGNPDLKPFVADNIDLSLEYYYGEGSYLSAGYYRKQVENFIVNITTQETMGDIRDPFLGERADQAREDLAAEGVTPSDQAIHDKINENQGTEQGTGITGIGTDPLTIFDVSRDTNVETGNLWGWELAAQHMFGDSGFGIAANATFVFGDVEADRDAIGYQFALPGLSDSANFSAIYDLDGLSARISYNWRDEFLTGFDQHASPIFTESYGQWDINVNYAVNENLTVFVEGLNLTDETQRTYVRYSEQLLRANQYGARYNIGFRYSF